From Weissella diestrammenae, a single genomic window includes:
- a CDS encoding putative metal homeostasis protein, whose translation MAERMDVASARRKMKSPNIKTRKRALKALHDARRASASKK comes from the coding sequence ATGGCAGAACGTATGGATGTAGCATCAGCACGACGGAAAATGAAGAGTCCAAACATTAAGACTCGCAAACGCGCATTAAAAGCATTGCATGATGCCCGGCGCGCCAGTGCTAGCAAGAAGTAA
- a CDS encoding APC family permease, with amino-acid sequence MWRYLKRVLIGKPLKTLDEGSQHLGKGKALALLSSDALSSVAYGTEQITTALLAAGSLALWLQLPIALLVLVLLGAITLSYRQIIHAYPSGGGAYMVTSKNWGKLPGLVAGGSLLVDYMLTVAVSVTSGTAAIISAVPSLHQYAIPIAVIIVLILMGINLRGVRESAGFLTIPVYAFIAMMTFMILYGLYNIVTGQVAYHATAAVGTSFKGLTLLLFMRAFSSGSSSLTGVEAISNAVPNFKEPKPRNAAGTLVLMSIILAFFFAGVTMLSYWYGIRPGGHTTVLAQIGTAVFGHGVLFYLLQIATAMILAVAANTGFSAFPQLAFNLAKDKFMPHIYLDKGDRLGYSNGIVSLAIGSIILIFIFHGSTEALIPLYAVGVFVPFTLSQSGMIIHWWREREGFWIGKAIINFVGAAISAVLVVTLFMLHFTGVWPYLIIMPVLLRIFLKVNKHYRIVAKQLKVISNEPIKRHHYEGSEVIILVSNLTRVTAEAVDYAKSIGDKVLALHVSFDSNPEREYRLGVEFKREFPDVRYVDVHTSYRSITVPALRFVDEIAKGAKERNRSLTVLIPQFIPHASWQNALHNQNSLRLRSALATRDVTVATYYFHLSE; translated from the coding sequence ATGTGGCGCTATTTGAAGCGTGTGTTGATTGGTAAACCTTTAAAAACATTAGATGAAGGTTCACAACATTTAGGGAAGGGTAAGGCGTTAGCGTTATTATCTTCCGACGCACTATCATCAGTGGCTTATGGAACTGAACAGATTACAACAGCTTTGTTGGCTGCTGGCTCGTTGGCTTTATGGCTACAATTGCCAATTGCCTTACTTGTTTTGGTTCTATTAGGCGCTATTACGTTATCATATCGACAAATTATTCATGCGTATCCATCAGGTGGTGGGGCGTATATGGTGACATCAAAAAACTGGGGGAAGCTACCTGGGCTTGTTGCAGGCGGATCACTGTTGGTTGACTATATGTTGACGGTCGCCGTATCTGTGACTTCAGGGACAGCTGCGATTATATCAGCAGTGCCAAGCCTTCATCAGTATGCAATTCCGATTGCAGTTATCATTGTCTTGATTTTAATGGGGATTAATTTACGTGGGGTGCGTGAGTCAGCTGGATTCTTAACTATTCCAGTGTATGCGTTTATCGCGATGATGACCTTTATGATTTTATATGGATTGTATAACATTGTAACTGGTCAAGTAGCTTATCATGCGACAGCGGCAGTTGGAACCAGTTTTAAAGGCCTGACGTTACTTTTGTTTATGCGCGCATTTTCAAGCGGATCCTCTTCTCTAACTGGTGTGGAAGCTATTTCAAATGCGGTGCCTAATTTCAAAGAACCTAAGCCACGCAATGCTGCAGGAACATTGGTCTTGATGTCGATTATTCTTGCCTTCTTCTTTGCTGGTGTGACGATGCTATCATATTGGTATGGTATTCGGCCAGGTGGGCACACAACCGTCTTAGCCCAAATTGGGACGGCTGTTTTTGGTCATGGTGTATTGTTCTATCTTTTGCAAATTGCAACCGCAATGATTTTAGCTGTGGCAGCGAATACAGGCTTTTCTGCCTTCCCACAATTGGCCTTTAATTTAGCTAAAGATAAATTTATGCCACATATCTATTTGGATAAGGGTGATCGACTTGGATACTCAAATGGTATTGTATCCTTGGCGATTGGGTCAATTATCTTAATCTTTATTTTCCACGGTTCAACGGAAGCGTTGATTCCATTATATGCGGTGGGTGTGTTCGTGCCGTTCACTTTATCGCAATCGGGAATGATTATTCACTGGTGGCGCGAACGAGAAGGATTTTGGATTGGAAAGGCCATCATTAACTTCGTTGGTGCTGCAATTTCAGCAGTGCTAGTTGTGACCTTGTTTATGTTGCATTTTACAGGTGTTTGGCCATATTTGATTATTATGCCAGTGCTACTGCGCATTTTCTTAAAAGTGAACAAGCATTATCGGATTGTTGCTAAACAGTTGAAGGTGATTTCAAATGAACCAATTAAAAGACATCATTACGAGGGTTCTGAGGTTATTATTTTAGTTTCAAATTTGACGCGTGTGACAGCCGAAGCGGTTGATTATGCGAAATCAATTGGAGATAAGGTTTTGGCTTTGCATGTGTCCTTTGATTCTAATCCTGAGCGTGAATATCGTTTAGGCGTTGAATTTAAGCGCGAGTTCCCCGATGTTCGTTATGTCGATGTTCATACATCATATCGGTCAATCACGGTACCGGCCTTACGTTTTGTTGATGAAATTGCTAAGGGTGCCAAGGAACGCAACCGGTCATTAACGGTATTGATTCCACAATTTATTCCGCACGCATCATGGCAGAATGCTTTGCATAATCAAAATAGTCTGCGTTTGCGTTCAGCATTAGCAACACGAGACGTAACCGTCGCGACCTATTATTTCCATTTATCTGAGTAA
- a CDS encoding DUF2785 domain-containing protein, whose amino-acid sequence MDYTIEDVRHELQLLRERVHQGELLDSLGSEIGRLLDELDFDAPTSVHQLSEGEVAALMLKVSAIQEKLNANETIVLSDQEVINLLNGLRQSDLEIRDHGVFLTVMQGLQQGMFSDDQIVLMTRYLLQNRVILSHIDTSESDGVFLRSFAVFTLALLFYANRRQALDLFGDDLRSTAVDQIATYIALERDTRGFVDQKGWAHAFTHIGNLLDELTMDPNLSRADKIFLETILIERMKRLDTPLMMGEIGRISAYLTAWVNTNDIYATYFLKQLKQWRQEMTRQLQQESEAGWHRYYNQTHLQASLLMQPKLPQAIHEYLDDARQFLI is encoded by the coding sequence ATGGATTATACGATTGAAGATGTCCGCCATGAACTGCAATTGCTCCGAGAACGTGTCCATCAGGGAGAGTTATTGGATTCATTAGGGAGTGAAATTGGTCGGTTGTTGGATGAATTAGATTTTGATGCGCCAACGTCAGTGCATCAACTGTCAGAGGGCGAAGTAGCCGCTTTAATGCTCAAGGTGAGTGCGATTCAAGAAAAATTAAATGCGAATGAAACAATTGTCTTATCAGATCAAGAAGTGATTAACTTATTAAATGGTTTACGACAAAGTGATTTAGAAATTCGCGATCACGGTGTCTTTTTAACAGTCATGCAGGGATTGCAACAGGGCATGTTTTCTGATGATCAGATTGTGCTGATGACGCGGTATTTACTTCAAAATCGCGTGATTTTATCACATATCGACACGTCTGAATCGGATGGTGTATTTTTGCGGTCCTTTGCGGTGTTTACTTTAGCGCTATTATTTTATGCTAATCGCCGCCAAGCATTGGATTTGTTTGGGGATGATTTACGGTCGACAGCAGTTGATCAGATTGCGACATATATTGCTTTAGAACGTGATACCCGTGGCTTTGTAGATCAAAAAGGTTGGGCGCATGCCTTTACACATATTGGTAATTTACTCGATGAATTAACAATGGATCCTAATTTATCACGTGCGGATAAGATATTTTTGGAAACGATATTAATTGAACGAATGAAACGATTAGATACGCCATTAATGATGGGAGAAATTGGGCGTATTTCAGCCTATTTGACGGCCTGGGTTAATACCAACGATATTTACGCGACGTATTTTTTAAAACAGTTAAAACAATGGCGACAAGAGATGACACGTCAGTTGCAACAAGAGTCAGAAGCTGGGTGGCATCGCTATTACAATCAAACCCATTTACAAGCATCGCTCCTCATGCAGCCAAAATTACCTCAGGCGATCCATGAGTATCTTGATGATGCCCGCCAATTTTTAATTTAG
- a CDS encoding D-alanine--D-alanine ligase family protein, with the protein MTDKLHIAMLFGGNSSEHDVSKRSAHNIYDAMDKSKYDVTIFLISKAGYILTPEDSWRVFEGEDEDAIVEAAMAKLDLDAPLAPIVNLGEISKIDLFYPVVHGNLGEDGTLQSLFRLLQKPYIGPGTAASALSFDKDLTKRILNQAGIRNTDYVLITDQNKQDYSYDQLVSKLGTEVLFVKAAKQGSSVGISRVTNEAEYQAGLTDAFQYDYKVLVEAALNRPREVFISVLGNETPRVSKIGGIELPTTDVWYDYNNKFVDASGMVFELPATLPEALTKEIEQMAIDAYRALGLVGLTRMDFMVDEDGTPYLGEPNTLPGFTNISLYPQMWQVSGLSYSALIDEIIAYGLAEFERNAKISYDFVSLGEEHVGEKKYNAQITE; encoded by the coding sequence ATGACTGACAAGTTACACATTGCAATGCTGTTCGGTGGTAATTCATCCGAACATGACGTATCAAAACGTTCTGCACATAATATTTATGATGCAATGGATAAAAGTAAGTATGATGTTACAATCTTTTTGATCTCAAAAGCAGGCTATATTTTAACGCCTGAGGATTCTTGGCGAGTCTTTGAAGGTGAAGATGAAGATGCTATTGTTGAAGCAGCAATGGCTAAGTTGGATTTGGATGCGCCATTGGCACCAATTGTAAATTTGGGTGAAATTTCAAAAATTGATTTATTCTATCCAGTCGTGCATGGCAATCTTGGCGAAGATGGCACATTACAATCGCTCTTCCGCTTGTTGCAAAAGCCATATATCGGGCCAGGAACAGCAGCATCAGCATTATCATTTGATAAGGATTTGACGAAACGAATTTTAAATCAAGCGGGTATTCGAAATACCGATTATGTGCTGATCACAGATCAAAATAAGCAAGATTATTCATATGACCAATTGGTATCAAAACTTGGTACAGAGGTCTTGTTCGTTAAAGCTGCTAAGCAAGGGTCATCGGTTGGCATCTCGCGGGTTACAAATGAGGCCGAATACCAAGCCGGTTTAACCGATGCTTTCCAATATGATTATAAAGTTTTAGTTGAGGCTGCACTTAATCGTCCGCGCGAAGTTTTCATTTCTGTTTTAGGGAATGAGACGCCCCGTGTTTCAAAAATTGGCGGTATTGAATTACCAACCACTGATGTTTGGTATGATTACAATAATAAATTTGTTGATGCTTCAGGTATGGTTTTTGAATTACCAGCAACTTTGCCCGAGGCATTAACTAAAGAAATTGAACAAATGGCAATTGATGCCTATCGTGCGCTTGGTCTGGTTGGCTTGACACGGATGGACTTCATGGTCGATGAAGATGGCACACCATATCTAGGGGAACCTAATACGTTACCAGGCTTTACGAATATTTCGTTATATCCACAGATGTGGCAAGTTTCGGGCTTGAGCTATTCAGCTTTGATTGATGAAATCATTGCTTATGGGTTAGCTGAATTTGAACGAAATGCCAAAATTTCTTATGATTTTGTCTCATTGGGAGAAGAGCACGTCGGAGAGAAAAAGTATAACGCACAAATTACTGAATAA
- a CDS encoding glycoside hydrolase family 43 protein, whose translation MKIQNPVLPGFNSDPSIIRVADTYYIATSTFEWFPGVRIHASKDLVHWNLVKNVLDTTTLLDMKGNPSSGGIWAPDLSYADGKFWLIFTDVKITDGAFKDMKNYLTTADAIEGPWSDPILVNGVGFDASLFHDDDGRKYLVQQTWDHREYHHPFDGITLTEFDTTTMKLKPETARTIWEGTEVKLVEGPHLYKIDGYYYLFAAEGGTIFTHQEVVARSKSLNALSFDREPEGPFITNFDTPNSYLQKQGHGALVSTLGGEWYYASLTARPWNHATESATDPRGWSTLGRETSIQKVEWDAAGWPRVVGGHGGQTYVDAPKDAIETIAPADHSQHDEFDAPQLDINWNTLRVPFTEKMGQTGEGKLVLRGQGSLANPFDLSLIARRWQAFYFDAETKVKFNPYSYQAMAGLTNYYNHSHWSWIFITKNDDGQNVIEVGENKGGLRNGAYTSYLKDQAIVIPDGTEYVWFKSENRKQSYTYHYSFDGQNWHDTGVILDAAVLSDDYVVREYGGFFTGAYVGLSAVDYSGYDSTATFDFFDYKELGDRELADGSYTFEASETRDFN comes from the coding sequence ATGAAGATTCAAAATCCTGTTTTGCCTGGTTTTAACTCTGATCCGTCAATTATTCGTGTTGCGGATACGTACTATATTGCAACGTCTACATTCGAATGGTTCCCTGGTGTGCGTATTCACGCCTCTAAAGATTTGGTCCATTGGAATTTAGTCAAAAATGTGTTAGATACGACGACTTTACTTGATATGAAGGGTAACCCTTCATCTGGTGGTATTTGGGCTCCTGACTTGTCATATGCTGACGGTAAGTTTTGGCTAATCTTCACCGATGTGAAGATTACAGACGGCGCATTTAAAGATATGAAAAATTATCTAACAACAGCTGACGCAATCGAAGGTCCTTGGTCTGATCCAATTTTGGTGAATGGCGTCGGATTTGATGCATCATTGTTCCACGATGATGATGGACGTAAGTATTTGGTCCAACAAACTTGGGATCATCGTGAATACCATCACCCATTTGACGGGATTACTTTGACTGAATTTGATACGACAACGATGAAGTTAAAGCCCGAAACAGCACGCACTATCTGGGAAGGCACTGAGGTTAAGTTGGTTGAGGGACCTCATTTGTATAAAATTGATGGCTACTATTATTTGTTCGCCGCTGAAGGGGGAACAATTTTCACCCATCAAGAAGTCGTAGCACGCTCAAAGAGCTTAAATGCATTATCGTTTGACCGCGAGCCAGAAGGACCGTTTATCACTAACTTTGACACACCAAATTCTTATCTACAAAAACAAGGGCATGGCGCTTTGGTTTCAACACTTGGTGGTGAATGGTATTATGCATCATTAACTGCACGACCATGGAATCATGCAACGGAATCGGCAACGGATCCACGTGGCTGGTCAACTCTTGGTCGGGAGACTTCAATTCAAAAAGTAGAATGGGATGCAGCCGGTTGGCCACGTGTCGTTGGTGGCCATGGTGGACAAACTTATGTTGATGCACCTAAAGATGCAATTGAAACGATTGCACCAGCCGATCACTCACAACATGATGAGTTTGATGCACCACAATTGGACATTAATTGGAATACCTTACGGGTGCCATTTACTGAAAAAATGGGACAAACTGGAGAGGGCAAGCTTGTTTTACGAGGACAAGGCTCATTGGCTAATCCATTTGATTTGTCGTTGATTGCGCGTCGCTGGCAGGCATTTTATTTTGATGCCGAAACAAAGGTTAAGTTTAATCCGTACTCATATCAAGCTATGGCTGGATTGACGAATTATTATAACCACTCTCACTGGTCATGGATTTTCATTACTAAAAATGATGATGGGCAAAATGTGATTGAAGTTGGTGAGAATAAGGGCGGACTTCGGAATGGTGCTTATACGTCATATTTGAAGGATCAAGCGATTGTCATTCCAGATGGTACTGAATATGTTTGGTTTAAGTCTGAGAACCGTAAGCAAAGCTACACGTATCATTATTCATTTGATGGTCAAAATTGGCACGACACAGGTGTCATCTTAGATGCAGCTGTTCTGTCAGATGATTATGTTGTTCGTGAATACGGTGGCTTCTTCACAGGCGCTTATGTAGGCTTGTCAGCCGTTGATTACTCAGGTTATGATTCAACCGCTACTTTCGATTTCTTTGATTACAAAGAATTAGGTGATCGTGAATTAGCAGATGGTTCATATACATTTGAGGCGAGTGAAACGCGTGATTTTAATTAA
- the pnuC gene encoding nicotinamide riboside transporter PnuC, giving the protein MKETMQKRLRDELFSGWLTFEVMYVTILLLIQVIAYVVAPDTVIGMVSGLFGVIALVYGMKGRKITFIFGLIQCVAMAYVAWVNHAYGSFAMDIVYVISQPIGWLMWGQDESVRTFTRQKRWLIAIGAFGAWLIGWWVLASVHGQLPYFDSINFVVAMIAQVLYILKYRENWSLWIVVNIANLLYWIILTWQQIVNPHLIGSLGSGLSQVALQFALLFNSVYAIRIWNQRQSRDV; this is encoded by the coding sequence ATGAAAGAGACGATGCAAAAACGTTTAAGAGACGAATTGTTTAGCGGTTGGTTAACATTTGAAGTTATGTATGTCACAATTTTGCTTTTGATTCAAGTGATTGCATATGTCGTTGCGCCTGATACGGTAATCGGCATGGTGTCAGGCTTGTTCGGTGTGATTGCATTGGTCTATGGCATGAAAGGTCGGAAAATCACCTTTATTTTTGGCCTGATTCAATGCGTCGCGATGGCTTATGTGGCTTGGGTGAATCATGCGTATGGTTCATTTGCAATGGATATTGTTTATGTCATTTCGCAACCAATTGGTTGGTTGATGTGGGGGCAAGATGAGTCAGTGCGTACATTTACGCGCCAAAAACGTTGGCTAATCGCGATTGGTGCATTTGGTGCTTGGCTCATTGGTTGGTGGGTTTTGGCTAGTGTCCACGGTCAATTACCCTATTTTGATAGTATTAATTTCGTTGTTGCGATGATTGCACAAGTCCTTTATATCTTGAAATATCGCGAGAATTGGTCACTGTGGATTGTAGTGAACATTGCCAATTTGCTCTATTGGATCATTTTGACGTGGCAGCAGATAGTTAATCCTCACTTAATCGGCTCGTTAGGCAGTGGCTTGTCTCAGGTTGCCCTACAATTTGCCTTGTTATTCAATAGTGTTTATGCGATTCGAATTTGGAATCAGCGACAATCACGTGACGTCTAG
- a CDS encoding Nramp family divalent metal transporter yields the protein MVDSNEKHHLIESAEGDLSLGEVNGSVETPMSGSFWRKLAAFSGPGALVAVGYMDPGNWVTSVGGGAQYHYLLLSIVLISSLIAMMLQYMAGKLGMVKQEDLAQATRDRTNKAGGVMLWLITELALMATDIAEVIGGAIALHLLFGWSMIASVLTTAFDVVLLLLLMKFGFRKIEAIVMTLIITILVIFAYLVILSKPDIVAMFGGYLPSLQSVNGASPIGGGDSRLTLTLGIIGATVMPHNLYLHSSISQTRKINREDKRELKEAVRFMTWDSNIQLTLAFIINSLLLILGASLFFGHADQVGTFGSMYKALSDSTIAGAVASPVLSTLFAVALLASGQNSTITGTLTGEIIMQGFLHMKIPMWLRRVVTRGLALAPVIAFTIIYGGNESKLDQLLVYSQVFLSVALPFAMAPLILFTSSKKIMGEDFVNPKWMTILAWIIFVILTGLNIQLVIGIMQQLFVAL from the coding sequence ATGGTCGATTCTAATGAAAAGCACCACTTGATTGAGAGTGCTGAAGGTGATTTGAGTTTGGGCGAGGTAAACGGCTCAGTTGAAACACCGATGTCAGGTTCATTTTGGCGTAAGTTAGCCGCCTTTTCAGGTCCAGGGGCGCTGGTTGCAGTTGGTTACATGGACCCAGGAAATTGGGTGACTTCAGTTGGTGGTGGTGCACAATATCACTACTTATTGTTATCAATCGTTTTAATTTCATCATTAATTGCAATGATGTTGCAATATATGGCCGGAAAGCTTGGTATGGTTAAGCAAGAAGATCTGGCACAAGCCACACGTGATCGGACCAATAAAGCTGGTGGTGTGATGTTGTGGCTGATTACTGAATTGGCATTGATGGCGACTGATATTGCGGAAGTCATTGGTGGGGCGATTGCGCTTCATTTGTTATTTGGTTGGTCAATGATTGCTTCCGTTTTAACAACTGCGTTTGACGTTGTACTGTTACTCTTGTTGATGAAGTTTGGTTTCCGTAAAATCGAAGCCATCGTGATGACATTAATCATTACAATTTTGGTTATCTTTGCCTATTTGGTGATTTTGTCAAAGCCAGATATTGTGGCGATGTTTGGTGGCTATCTGCCATCATTGCAGAGTGTCAATGGGGCATCACCAATTGGTGGTGGAGATTCACGGTTGACCTTAACCTTGGGTATTATTGGTGCAACGGTCATGCCACACAATCTGTATTTACATTCATCAATTTCACAAACACGTAAAATTAATCGTGAAGACAAACGCGAATTAAAAGAAGCTGTGCGCTTCATGACCTGGGATTCAAATATTCAACTCACATTAGCATTTATTATTAATTCTTTGTTGTTAATTTTGGGCGCATCGCTATTCTTCGGTCACGCTGACCAAGTTGGAACGTTTGGGTCAATGTATAAGGCGCTCTCTGATAGCACAATTGCTGGAGCGGTGGCTTCACCTGTGTTATCAACACTTTTCGCGGTGGCTTTGTTAGCATCGGGTCAAAATTCGACGATTACAGGTACTCTGACTGGTGAAATCATTATGCAAGGTTTCTTGCATATGAAGATTCCAATGTGGCTACGGCGAGTTGTGACGCGTGGTTTAGCGTTGGCACCGGTAATTGCTTTTACTATTATCTATGGTGGTAATGAGTCTAAACTGGATCAATTACTTGTCTATTCACAAGTGTTCTTGTCAGTTGCATTACCATTTGCCATGGCCCCCTTGATTTTATTTACATCATCTAAAAAGATTATGGGTGAAGACTTTGTCAATCCTAAATGGATGACCATTCTCGCTTGGATAATCTTTGTTATCTTGACAGGCTTAAATATTCAATTAGTAATTGGAATCATGCAACAATTATTTGTTGCGCTTTAA
- a CDS encoding universal stress protein: protein MGELNFNVEPNQFKTILVGVDESEQGYFALANAIHQAGEDGSKLVIATILEMGDLSTIEALSLTAVKAKREIFEKNLARYKEYALSQGVADVETIFEDGAKAGDVLVHEIAPKVGADLIVVGAHSKEGFWDSLGSQAAYVARHARVSSMVARQLYKH from the coding sequence ATGGGTGAATTAAACTTTAATGTTGAACCAAATCAGTTTAAAACGATTTTAGTAGGGGTCGATGAATCAGAACAAGGATACTTTGCTTTAGCTAATGCCATTCACCAAGCTGGTGAAGATGGGTCAAAGTTAGTCATTGCAACAATTCTAGAAATGGGTGATTTATCAACGATTGAGGCCCTTTCGTTGACGGCCGTTAAAGCTAAACGTGAAATTTTTGAAAAAAACCTCGCACGCTATAAAGAATATGCTTTATCACAAGGTGTTGCTGATGTTGAAACAATTTTCGAAGACGGTGCAAAGGCGGGGGATGTCCTAGTACATGAAATTGCGCCAAAGGTCGGCGCAGATTTGATTGTGGTGGGTGCCCATTCTAAAGAAGGCTTCTGGGATTCTTTGGGGTCACAAGCAGCCTATGTTGCTAGACATGCTCGTGTGTCATCTATGGTTGCTCGACAACTTTATAAGCATTAA
- the rapZ gene encoding RNase adapter RapZ, with product MNKPELVIITGMSGAGKTVAMRSFEDLAYFTTDNLPAKMLPEYWQMLLTTKNVAKAAVVIDLRAEEFFSDLVQVVKAMMDENRQQQYNLRVIFLDATDEELVARYKETRRHHPLTQGAGTLIDIDNERRLLAEIKTLATEVIQTSTFGPRELRQYIVKHYGDSIAHSNLFQVQILSFGFKYGAPMDADLVIDVRFLSNPYYDPTLRDLTGIDAPVADYIWQSEGAELFYQKELDILQWALPRYRDEGRSTLTIAFGCTGGQHRSVAFAHRLTQDLSTFGPVSEYHRDMNRRKDNGVRV from the coding sequence ATGAATAAACCAGAATTAGTGATTATTACTGGGATGTCTGGTGCCGGTAAAACAGTTGCTATGCGGTCATTTGAAGATTTGGCCTATTTTACAACTGATAATCTACCAGCTAAAATGTTGCCTGAATATTGGCAAATGTTACTGACAACAAAAAACGTTGCGAAAGCTGCAGTTGTGATTGACTTACGAGCTGAAGAGTTCTTTTCTGATCTTGTGCAAGTTGTTAAAGCAATGATGGATGAAAATCGCCAGCAACAATACAATCTTCGTGTGATTTTTTTGGATGCCACGGATGAAGAACTAGTTGCACGCTATAAGGAAACCCGTCGCCATCATCCACTAACACAGGGTGCAGGGACTTTAATTGATATTGATAATGAACGTCGTTTGTTGGCAGAAATTAAAACCCTTGCGACAGAAGTGATACAAACATCAACTTTTGGGCCGCGTGAATTGCGGCAATATATTGTCAAACATTATGGTGATTCTATCGCACATTCTAATTTGTTTCAGGTGCAGATTCTAAGTTTTGGCTTTAAATATGGTGCACCAATGGACGCTGATTTGGTGATTGATGTGCGATTTTTGAGTAATCCTTACTATGATCCAACGTTACGCGATTTAACTGGTATTGACGCGCCGGTTGCGGATTATATCTGGCAGTCAGAAGGTGCAGAGCTATTCTATCAAAAAGAATTGGATATTTTACAGTGGGCCTTACCACGCTATCGAGATGAAGGGCGTTCGACTTTAACGATTGCGTTTGGATGTACTGGTGGTCAACATCGCTCAGTTGCTTTTGCTCATCGTTTGACACAAGATTTATCTACGTTTGGACCGGTTTCTGAATATCACCGTGATATGAATCGACGTAAGGATAATGGAGTTCGCGTATGA
- a CDS encoding gluconeogenesis factor YvcK family protein, which produces MSEAIKAQPISDKIVVIGGGTGQSVILGGLRKYDTDLTAIITVADDGGSSGTLRDYLKMVPPGDIRNVMATLSDAPQDFLDLFQYRFTDEASFLANHTIGNLMIAAMAEQYKDIFEAVQYLSKIMQVKGHIYPVVNEPLTLHARFTDGTCLSGEAEITQAHKKITNIWVENAAGEAPEATAEVVNSILAADMVVLGPGSLYTSILPNISVPNIAAALRATTAKIVYISNIMTQKGETDDFSDGDHLRVINQQIGREVVDAMIMNSGVVPEGYIDWQRWNEISHQVKSDPEEVKKQGATPVLADLVELRDDGAFHNATKVAELLQMIASDNTIKNLKD; this is translated from the coding sequence ATGAGTGAAGCAATTAAAGCACAACCGATTTCTGATAAAATCGTTGTTATCGGTGGCGGGACTGGTCAATCGGTTATTCTTGGTGGGTTACGAAAATACGATACGGATTTAACTGCTATTATTACAGTGGCAGATGATGGTGGTTCGTCGGGCACTTTACGTGATTATTTGAAAATGGTACCACCTGGTGATATTCGAAATGTGATGGCTACCCTTTCGGATGCCCCACAGGACTTCTTAGATTTGTTTCAGTATCGGTTTACTGATGAAGCTAGTTTTTTAGCAAATCATACCATTGGCAATTTGATGATTGCAGCGATGGCGGAGCAGTATAAAGATATTTTTGAGGCGGTGCAGTATCTATCAAAAATTATGCAGGTTAAAGGTCACATTTATCCAGTCGTCAATGAACCGTTGACGCTGCATGCGCGCTTCACTGACGGGACGTGTCTCAGCGGGGAAGCTGAAATTACGCAAGCACACAAGAAGATTACAAATATTTGGGTTGAAAATGCAGCGGGTGAAGCACCAGAAGCTACGGCTGAAGTGGTCAATTCAATTTTAGCGGCTGATATGGTAGTACTCGGTCCTGGTTCACTCTATACAAGTATCTTGCCAAATATTAGTGTGCCTAACATTGCTGCTGCGCTTCGGGCAACGACTGCCAAAATCGTCTATATTTCAAATATTATGACGCAAAAAGGTGAAACGGACGATTTTTCAGATGGAGATCATTTGCGAGTGATTAATCAGCAAATTGGACGTGAAGTTGTCGATGCGATGATCATGAATTCTGGTGTGGTGCCTGAAGGGTATATTGATTGGCAGCGATGGAATGAAATTTCCCATCAGGTGAAATCAGACCCCGAAGAAGTTAAAAAACAAGGTGCAACGCCAGTTTTGGCTGATTTAGTTGAACTACGAGACGACGGCGCTTTTCATAATGCAACCAAAGTTGCTGAACTATTACAAATGATTGCTAGTGACAATACGATTAAAAATCTGAAAGACTAA